A window of the Desulfovibrio sp. Fe33 genome harbors these coding sequences:
- a CDS encoding MATE family efflux transporter — MSKTALDKTDLTTRPIPEVIRQVAMPSSVGFFFHTMFNVADTWWAGRIDTQAQAALALSLPVFFIITALASGIGTGSTALMGSALGARDRRQAALTAVQMLSFGIFVSVFLAWFGLTFSPAIFGWLGAEGHYLETCLAYMNPIFVCNAVTVALYLFNAVLQSQGDTASLRNVLCFTAAMNVILDPWFIYGGFGLPAMGLAGVAWSTVILQGAGAVYLAYKARRTGLIKTDGGRNLIPRLRIYAQIAHQGFPAALNSMTIALGFFVIFRYVSGFGPEASAAYGIATRIDQIVLMPTIGLSVAALTITAQNYGAGKIDRIRENFRKNLLYGAYLLIPLSVPILIFAEPLMRIFTSDPAVIEVGAGYLRIDAFTLYGYVAIFVPTSVLQGMKRPMFAIWLGLARQVAAPLLLFTLFTQILGYPITALWLTIFAIVWTSAAVALWFARRTIGEVEAHKARPESLEIS; from the coding sequence ATGAGCAAAACCGCGCTGGACAAAACAGACCTGACAACGCGGCCCATTCCCGAGGTGATACGCCAGGTGGCGATGCCTTCGAGCGTGGGCTTTTTCTTCCACACCATGTTCAACGTGGCGGACACATGGTGGGCCGGGCGCATCGACACCCAGGCCCAGGCCGCTCTGGCTCTGTCCCTGCCCGTATTTTTCATCATCACGGCCCTGGCCAGCGGCATCGGCACCGGCTCCACCGCGCTCATGGGTTCGGCGCTGGGCGCGCGGGACCGCAGACAGGCCGCGCTGACGGCCGTGCAGATGCTCAGTTTCGGCATTTTCGTGTCCGTGTTCCTGGCCTGGTTCGGGCTGACCTTTTCCCCGGCCATCTTCGGCTGGCTCGGGGCCGAAGGGCATTATCTGGAAACCTGCCTCGCCTACATGAACCCGATCTTCGTCTGCAACGCCGTCACCGTGGCGCTTTATTTGTTCAACGCGGTGCTACAGTCCCAGGGCGACACGGCCAGCCTGCGCAACGTACTCTGCTTCACGGCCGCCATGAACGTGATTCTGGACCCGTGGTTCATTTACGGCGGCTTCGGCCTGCCTGCCATGGGGCTGGCGGGAGTGGCGTGGTCCACGGTCATCTTGCAGGGCGCGGGCGCGGTCTACCTGGCGTACAAGGCCCGCCGCACCGGACTCATCAAGACCGACGGCGGGCGGAATCTCATTCCCCGGCTGAGAATCTACGCGCAGATTGCCCACCAGGGATTTCCGGCGGCTCTGAACTCCATGACCATCGCGCTCGGCTTTTTCGTTATCTTCCGCTATGTGTCCGGATTCGGCCCGGAGGCGTCGGCGGCGTACGGCATTGCCACCCGCATCGACCAGATAGTGCTCATGCCGACCATCGGCCTGAGTGTGGCCGCGCTGACCATCACCGCCCAGAATTACGGGGCGGGCAAAATCGACCGCATACGGGAGAACTTCCGCAAGAATTTGTTGTACGGCGCGTACCTGCTCATTCCCCTGTCCGTGCCCATTCTGATTTTCGCCGAACCGCTCATGCGCATATTCACCAGCGACCCGGCGGTCATCGAGGTGGGCGCGGGTTACCTGCGCATCGACGCCTTCACCCTGTACGGCTACGTGGCCATATTCGTGCCCACCTCGGTTCTACAGGGCATGAAACGCCCCATGTTCGCCATCTGGCTCGGCCTCGCCCGCCAGGTCGCGGCCCCGCTCCTCCTGTTCACCCTGTTCACCCAAATCCTCGGCTACCCCATCACCGCCTTGTGGCTGACCATCTTCGCCATCGTCTGGACCTCCGCCGCCGTGGCCCTGTGGTTCGCGCGACGGACCATCGGCGAAGTGGAGGCGCACAAAGCCCGCCCGGAAAGCCTCGAAATTTCCTGA
- a CDS encoding phosphotransacetylase family protein: protein MAGLYIGSTTGYSGKNMIVMGLGLRLQKDGYNVGYMKPVGAMPMEIDGKLGDEDAAFVQDVLGLSEDPAMVTPVVVTQDFKVKAFTGKMEGLLDNIVAGYEVVSKDKDVTLVAGSGSMYSGKYCDTDAISVIRKLGIKTVIIDRFQKELKYDYLMVMKETLGDLMAGVILNDVPPNFMDEIEQLLGPALEAKGVKILGVIPRDPLMGAIKVGDLADRLGGKIISAHNKSERVVESFLIGTMQVENFMTHFRKKKNSAIIVGGDRSDVQLVALEGDCPCLILTGNLYPNDIILTRSEVLETPIIMVREDTFTVAKKMDDILSRHKLRDAIKIKQGAELVSNNIDFEFLKKELGLK from the coding sequence ATGGCTGGACTCTACATTGGCTCTACCACCGGGTATTCAGGCAAGAACATGATCGTCATGGGCCTGGGCCTGCGCCTGCAGAAAGACGGGTACAACGTGGGCTACATGAAACCCGTGGGGGCCATGCCCATGGAAATCGACGGCAAGCTCGGCGACGAGGACGCCGCGTTCGTCCAGGACGTGCTCGGCCTGTCCGAAGACCCGGCCATGGTCACGCCCGTGGTCGTCACCCAGGACTTCAAGGTCAAGGCGTTCACCGGCAAGATGGAAGGGCTGCTCGACAACATCGTCGCAGGCTACGAAGTAGTCTCCAAGGACAAGGACGTCACCCTGGTGGCCGGGTCCGGGTCCATGTACTCCGGCAAATATTGCGACACCGACGCCATCTCCGTCATCCGCAAGCTCGGCATCAAGACCGTCATCATCGACAGGTTCCAGAAAGAGCTCAAATACGACTATCTCATGGTCATGAAGGAAACCCTCGGCGACCTCATGGCAGGCGTCATCCTCAACGACGTGCCGCCCAATTTCATGGACGAGATCGAACAGCTCCTCGGCCCCGCGCTGGAAGCCAAGGGCGTCAAGATTCTCGGCGTCATTCCCCGCGACCCGCTCATGGGCGCGATCAAGGTGGGCGACCTCGCCGACCGCCTCGGCGGCAAAATCATCTCCGCCCACAACAAGAGCGAACGCGTGGTCGAGTCCTTCCTCATCGGCACCATGCAGGTCGAAAACTTCATGACCCACTTCCGCAAGAAGAAGAACTCCGCCATCATCGTCGGCGGCGACCGGTCCGACGTGCAGCTCGTGGCCCTCGAAGGCGACTGCCCCTGCCTTATCCTGACCGGCAACCTCTACCCCAACGACATCATCCTCACCCGGTCCGAGGTCCTCGAAACACCCATTATCATGGTCCGCGAAGATACCTTCACCGTGGCCAAGAAAATGGACGACATCCTCTCCCGGCATAAACTCCGCGACGCCATCAAAATCAAGCAGGGAGCCGAACTCGTGTCCAACAACATCGATTTCGAATTCCTCAAGAAAGAACTCGGCCTGAAATAG
- a CDS encoding acetate--CoA ligase family protein, with translation MQPEAQLRELFNPETIAVIGASRSPHKLGHLILSNLISAGYKGTIFPVNPAGGEILGLTAYPSAADLPRPPDLGIIVLPREQVLQAMRELADAQVDAICVITAGFRETGRDGFELEMKMADLARRRNITLLGPNTLGLFNTSISLNASIAQTMPAKGSISFFSQSGALCSAILDWAEGESIGFSKFISLGNKAGVSEADVLEALGDDPDTKVIIGYLESVDDGRKFLTRALTVTEKKPVIMIKAGTTPAGARATSSHTGSLAGSVEAGLAAFKQAGIIRVDSLETLFDLARAFSEQPLPQGPNLAVVTNSGGPGILAADACEGAGLNLARPSLATLERLTKVLPPFASIYNPIDIIGDAKAERYRATLEAVAEDDSTHAILVLLTPTASAEITETAQTIIDISKTCDKPIFASFMGDQRVGPGRDMLLAAGIPCYAYPEPAVTAISAMLAHYRWKNRPYPVEVCFRRDKGRAERTIQAALQAGVTELPFNDAMDIAAAYELPVPETRLVRTSDQAVRAAKKMGYPVALKIESPHLASRGEVDGVALDLHTPQDVREAWLDITTRAQRRRPDIYIAGCLVQTMGPIKTREVVVRFTQDPQYGPLISFCLAGPSAEVLNDIGYRLAPLALHDVQDIIREIKSFPLLRGVRGSEPVNLAAIEDILLSMSQMATDFPEIREAELNPILVDSEGAFVADLRVTVGPI, from the coding sequence ATGCAACCCGAAGCCCAATTGCGCGAACTATTCAACCCCGAAACCATCGCCGTCATCGGCGCGTCCCGAAGCCCGCACAAGCTCGGGCATCTCATCCTGTCGAATTTAATCTCGGCAGGGTACAAGGGGACAATCTTTCCCGTCAATCCCGCAGGCGGAGAAATTCTCGGTCTGACCGCCTACCCGTCGGCTGCGGACCTGCCGCGGCCGCCGGATCTCGGCATCATCGTCCTGCCGCGCGAACAGGTCCTGCAAGCCATGCGGGAACTGGCCGACGCCCAGGTGGACGCCATCTGCGTCATCACCGCCGGCTTCCGGGAAACCGGGCGCGACGGTTTTGAACTTGAGATGAAAATGGCGGACCTGGCCCGCAGGCGGAACATCACCCTGCTCGGTCCCAACACCCTGGGCCTGTTCAACACATCCATTTCCCTGAACGCCAGCATCGCGCAGACCATGCCCGCCAAGGGGTCCATCTCCTTCTTCTCCCAGAGCGGCGCCCTGTGCTCGGCCATTCTGGACTGGGCCGAAGGCGAGTCCATCGGGTTCTCCAAATTCATCTCTCTCGGCAACAAGGCGGGCGTGTCCGAAGCGGACGTCCTCGAAGCCCTGGGCGACGATCCGGACACCAAGGTCATCATCGGCTATCTCGAATCCGTGGACGACGGACGCAAATTCCTGACCCGGGCGCTGACCGTGACCGAAAAGAAACCGGTCATCATGATTAAGGCGGGCACCACCCCGGCGGGCGCGCGGGCCACCTCAAGCCATACGGGCTCCCTGGCCGGGAGCGTTGAAGCGGGGCTGGCGGCCTTCAAGCAGGCGGGCATCATCCGGGTGGACAGCCTGGAAACCCTGTTCGACCTGGCGCGCGCCTTTTCCGAGCAGCCCCTGCCCCAAGGACCGAACCTCGCCGTGGTGACCAACTCCGGCGGTCCCGGCATCCTCGCCGCCGACGCCTGTGAAGGCGCGGGGCTCAACCTGGCCCGACCCTCCCTGGCCACGCTGGAGCGGCTGACCAAGGTCCTGCCGCCCTTCGCGTCCATCTACAACCCCATCGACATCATCGGGGACGCCAAGGCCGAACGCTACCGGGCCACCCTGGAAGCCGTGGCCGAGGACGACAGCACCCACGCCATCCTCGTCCTGCTCACGCCCACGGCCTCGGCCGAAATCACCGAGACGGCGCAGACCATCATCGACATTTCCAAGACCTGCGACAAGCCGATCTTCGCCTCCTTCATGGGCGACCAGCGCGTCGGCCCCGGCCGAGACATGCTTCTTGCGGCGGGCATCCCCTGCTACGCCTATCCGGAACCCGCCGTCACGGCCATCTCCGCAATGCTCGCCCACTACCGCTGGAAGAACCGCCCCTACCCGGTGGAAGTCTGCTTCCGCCGCGACAAGGGACGCGCCGAGCGGACCATCCAGGCCGCCCTCCAAGCGGGCGTGACCGAGCTGCCCTTCAACGACGCCATGGACATCGCCGCGGCCTACGAGCTGCCCGTGCCCGAAACGCGCCTGGTGCGCACCTCGGACCAGGCCGTGCGCGCGGCCAAGAAGATGGGTTACCCCGTGGCGCTCAAAATCGAATCGCCCCACCTGGCCAGCCGAGGAGAGGTGGACGGCGTCGCCCTGGACCTGCACACGCCCCAAGACGTGCGTGAAGCATGGCTCGACATCACCACCCGCGCCCAGCGCAGACGCCCCGACATCTACATCGCGGGCTGCCTGGTACAGACCATGGGACCGATCAAGACCCGCGAGGTCGTTGTCCGTTTCACCCAGGACCCGCAGTACGGGCCGCTCATCTCCTTCTGCCTGGCCGGACCGTCCGCCGAAGTCCTGAACGACATCGGCTACAGGCTGGCCCCGCTGGCCCTGCACGACGTCCAGGACATCATCCGCGAAATCAAATCGTTTCCCCTGTTGCGCGGCGTACGAGGTTCGGAGCCGGTAAACCTGGCGGCAATCGAGGACATCCTGCTGTCCATGTCGCAGATGGCCACGGACTTCCCGGAAATACGCGAGGCCGAGCTCAACCCCATCCTGGTGGACTCGGAAGGCGCGTTCGTCGCCGACCTGCGCGTGACCGTCGGACCCATTTGA
- the rnc gene encoding ribonuclease III, with translation MDIAELQDCIHHRFAQVKFLETALTHSSFANEQNGFEDNERLEFLGDAVLELCISEEGFKRYPSAHEGQLTRIRSQLVKEQSLAAIARDLKLDKYIRLGRGEELQGGRDRDALLADAFEALLGAVFLDSGFEAARQTILEIFESMWPARAMLPETKDYKSRLQEVAQDLFRDRPVYVLAGTSGPEHEKLFEVEVTLPQGEKFRGAGTSVKRAEQESARMALEFLEEE, from the coding sequence ATGGATATCGCTGAGCTTCAGGATTGTATCCACCATAGGTTTGCCCAAGTCAAGTTCCTGGAGACCGCGCTGACCCATTCCTCGTTCGCCAATGAACAGAACGGTTTCGAGGATAATGAGCGGCTGGAGTTTTTGGGTGACGCCGTGTTGGAGCTGTGTATTTCCGAAGAGGGTTTCAAGCGGTATCCGTCGGCTCACGAGGGACAGCTCACCCGCATCCGCTCGCAGTTGGTCAAGGAGCAGTCCTTGGCGGCCATCGCCCGGGATCTCAAACTCGACAAGTATATCCGGCTTGGGCGGGGCGAGGAGCTGCAAGGCGGCCGGGATCGCGACGCCCTGCTGGCGGACGCCTTCGAGGCCCTGCTCGGGGCGGTTTTTCTGGACAGCGGTTTCGAGGCCGCCCGGCAGACCATTCTGGAGATTTTCGAAAGCATGTGGCCCGCCCGGGCCATGCTGCCCGAGACCAAGGACTACAAGAGCCGGTTGCAGGAAGTGGCTCAGGACCTGTTCCGCGACCGTCCGGTTTACGTGCTGGCCGGGACCAGCGGCCCCGAACACGAAAAGCTGTTCGAGGTGGAAGTGACCCTGCCGCAGGGAGAAAAGTTCCGCGGCGCGGGCACCAGCGTCAAGCGCGCCGAACAGGAATCCGCTCGCATGGCCCTCGAGTTCCTGGAAGAAGAATAG
- a CDS encoding flagellin produces MSLVINHNLMAMNAQRNLSEHYGRLGVSTRRLSSGLRVGTAADDAAGLAIRELMRSEISSLHQGIRNASDAISLIQTADGALQVIDEKLIRMKELAMQASTGTYNSDQRLIIDSEYQAMSSEITRIANATDFNGIYLLNGNLSGDPGVDHDGTGLQSTGPLKIHFGTGNDSSEDYYYVAIQGSTSSAFGLGHSAALRNGDTWEAQNAGKAISTQALAQAAMEAINQAIISKDKIRANLGSMQNRLENTITNLEIQAENLQAAESRISDVDVAQEMTEFVRNQILTQSAVAMLAQANSLPRMAMQLIGG; encoded by the coding sequence ATGTCTTTAGTCATTAACCACAACCTCATGGCGATGAACGCCCAGAGGAATCTGTCCGAGCATTATGGACGGCTCGGCGTTTCCACCAGGCGTTTGTCTTCCGGTCTTCGAGTCGGCACCGCCGCCGACGACGCGGCCGGGTTGGCCATCCGCGAGCTCATGCGTTCGGAAATCAGTTCCCTTCACCAGGGCATCCGCAACGCATCCGACGCGATCTCGCTGATCCAGACCGCCGACGGTGCGCTCCAGGTCATCGACGAAAAGCTCATTCGCATGAAAGAGCTGGCCATGCAGGCGTCCACCGGCACCTACAACTCCGACCAGAGGCTGATCATCGACTCCGAGTACCAGGCAATGTCCTCGGAAATCACCCGTATCGCCAATGCGACGGACTTCAACGGAATTTACCTGCTCAACGGCAACCTGTCCGGCGATCCGGGCGTGGACCATGACGGCACCGGCCTGCAGTCCACCGGCCCGCTGAAGATTCACTTCGGCACCGGCAACGACTCGTCGGAAGACTACTATTACGTAGCCATCCAGGGCTCCACTTCATCCGCCTTCGGCCTCGGCCATAGCGCCGCGTTGCGAAACGGCGACACCTGGGAAGCCCAGAACGCCGGTAAGGCCATTTCCACCCAGGCCCTGGCGCAGGCCGCCATGGAAGCCATCAACCAGGCGATCATCTCCAAGGACAAGATCCGCGCGAACCTCGGTTCCATGCAGAACCGCCTGGAAAACACCATCACCAACCTGGAAATCCAGGCCGAGAACCTGCAAGCGGCCGAATCCCGCATCTCCGACGTCGACGTGGCGCAGGAAATGACGGAGTTCGTGCGCAACCAGATTCTCACCCAATCCGCCGTCGCCATGCTCGCACAGGCCAACTCCCTGCCGAGAATGGCCATGCAGCTCATCGGCGGCTAG
- a CDS encoding flagellar hook protein FlgE: protein MGLGASLFSGISGLTVHSERMTVIGNNLANVNTTGFKGAMMQFEDLASADFATVNGVGQVGRGVRVSTIYSDWGQGALESSTEATDMAISGEGLFVVSPMGEDMKYYTRAGNFRFDSDGYLVDPHGYVLQGWEIERNTTTVTTTSSSTTESSNSARIIGTPTNIRMENFQSEPNATTNVSIVTNLDPSAADSSTSSDNPYFAMFNNWDGSAETPLASTLYGYSTTLKVYDDIGTAHNLTVYFDPVTMSNAGGNTVWEYMVTCEPNADRRVLSGANGMMTSIGEGRTSAAGVLMVGTLTFTTGQLSGMSAYTLKSNGGANIKDLNNWSLANFSTSGFPVCTANFLGKSNASTAEAVDATPIQIDFGISNKNLSSNGNGAVTIGWGGGLGNLPTTAAMVGNNIGNTGYLANFKDPAVSALATQSFDTGGSSTLYQSQNGYSAGILQNISVSREGIISGHYSNGQVLELYAVTLATFTNKHGLRREGGNLFSETLESGPALTGQAGSTGKGTIDGNSLEMSNVDMATQFVSMITTQRGFQANTKVITTVDSMLGEVISMKR, encoded by the coding sequence ATGGGTTTAGGAGCATCACTGTTCTCGGGTATTTCCGGCCTGACGGTACACTCGGAACGCATGACGGTCATCGGCAACAACCTGGCCAACGTGAACACCACGGGCTTCAAGGGCGCCATGATGCAGTTCGAGGACCTCGCCAGCGCCGACTTCGCCACGGTCAACGGCGTGGGCCAGGTGGGACGAGGCGTGCGCGTGTCGACCATCTACTCCGACTGGGGCCAGGGCGCGCTGGAGTCGTCCACCGAAGCCACGGACATGGCCATTTCCGGCGAAGGACTTTTCGTGGTCTCCCCCATGGGCGAGGACATGAAATACTACACCAGGGCGGGCAACTTCCGCTTCGACAGTGACGGATACCTGGTGGACCCCCACGGCTACGTACTCCAGGGATGGGAGATCGAGCGCAACACCACCACGGTGACGACGACCTCGTCGAGCACCACGGAAAGCTCCAACTCCGCCCGGATCATCGGCACGCCGACCAACATCCGCATGGAGAATTTCCAGTCCGAGCCCAACGCGACCACCAACGTGTCCATCGTCACCAACCTGGACCCTTCGGCCGCTGACAGCTCCACCAGTTCGGACAATCCCTATTTCGCCATGTTCAACAACTGGGACGGTTCGGCCGAAACACCGCTGGCATCCACCCTTTACGGATACTCGACCACGCTCAAGGTCTATGACGACATCGGCACGGCCCACAACCTGACCGTGTACTTCGACCCCGTCACCATGAGCAACGCGGGCGGCAACACCGTCTGGGAATACATGGTCACCTGCGAGCCCAACGCGGACCGCCGCGTCCTTTCCGGCGCGAACGGCATGATGACCTCCATCGGCGAGGGCCGGACCTCGGCCGCAGGCGTGCTCATGGTCGGCACCCTGACCTTCACCACCGGCCAGCTCTCGGGCATGAGCGCATACACGCTCAAGTCCAACGGCGGCGCCAACATCAAGGACCTGAACAACTGGAGCCTGGCCAATTTCTCCACCAGCGGCTTCCCGGTCTGCACGGCCAACTTCCTGGGCAAATCCAACGCCAGCACGGCTGAAGCCGTCGACGCCACGCCCATCCAGATCGACTTCGGCATCTCCAACAAGAACCTGTCGAGCAACGGCAACGGAGCCGTGACCATCGGCTGGGGCGGCGGCCTGGGCAATCTGCCCACCACTGCGGCCATGGTCGGCAACAACATCGGCAACACCGGATACCTGGCCAACTTCAAGGACCCGGCAGTCAGCGCCCTGGCCACCCAGAGCTTCGACACCGGCGGCTCCTCCACTTTGTACCAGAGCCAGAACGGCTACTCCGCGGGCATCCTGCAGAACATCTCGGTCTCCCGCGAAGGCATCATCTCCGGTCACTACTCCAACGGGCAGGTCCTGGAACTCTACGCCGTCACCCTCGCCACCTTCACCAACAAGCACGGACTGCGGCGCGAAGGCGGCAACCTGTTCTCGGAGACCCTGGAATCCGGCCCGGCCCTCACCGGCCAGGCGGGCAGTACCGGCAAGGGAACCATCGACGGCAATTCCCTGGAAATGTCCAACGTGGACATGGCCACGCAATTCGTCAGCATGATTACCACCCAGCGCGGCTTCCAGGCCAACACCAAGGTTATCACCACCGTGGATTCGATGCTCGGCGAAGTCATCTCCATGAAGCGGTAA
- a CDS encoding flagellar hook assembly protein FlgD — MGYVDTTGVYLGQQEERLTASNSPDHKTSLDQDAFLTILVAQLTHQDPLNPMEDTEMTSQLAEFSSLEQLTNINDGINTLNESMSQNDMLTAVSFIGKEVKAEGYKVSLNEGNSSTIYYGFGEAVTSIMMNIYDSEGAIVRTVELGSKEAGTYQYTWDGKNENGDLLPDGQYGVGILGQDLDGDYVMVQTEISGRVDGVVTENGTQYLRLEDGRFVNMLNVKEVVDPDASSVVDATDTSDEGNDADDDA, encoded by the coding sequence ATGGGTTACGTAGACACTACCGGAGTATATCTCGGGCAACAGGAAGAGCGGCTTACCGCTTCCAACTCGCCCGACCATAAAACGAGCCTGGACCAGGACGCCTTCCTGACCATTCTGGTGGCGCAGCTCACGCATCAGGACCCGCTCAACCCCATGGAGGACACGGAAATGACCTCCCAGTTGGCGGAGTTCTCCAGCCTGGAGCAGTTGACCAACATCAACGACGGCATCAACACGCTGAATGAAAGCATGTCCCAGAACGACATGCTCACCGCCGTCAGCTTCATCGGCAAGGAAGTCAAGGCCGAGGGCTACAAGGTCAGCCTGAACGAAGGCAACTCCTCGACCATCTACTACGGCTTCGGCGAGGCCGTGACCAGCATCATGATGAATATTTACGACTCCGAAGGAGCCATCGTCCGGACCGTGGAGCTCGGCAGCAAGGAAGCCGGAACCTACCAGTACACCTGGGACGGGAAGAACGAAAACGGCGACCTGCTGCCCGACGGCCAATATGGAGTGGGCATCCTCGGCCAGGACCTCGACGGCGACTACGTCATGGTCCAGACCGAGATTTCCGGCCGGGTGGACGGCGTGGTCACGGAGAACGGCACCCAGTATCTGCGCCTCGAAGACGGCAGGTTCGTCAACATGCTCAACGTCAAGGAAGTCGTCGACCCCGACGCGTCCTCCGTTGTCGACGCGACCGACACTTCGGATGAAGGCAACGACGCGGACGACGACGCATAG
- a CDS encoding flagellar hook-length control protein FliK, which produces MQNIPGIAQEAASTASVQLVKMATSGTSTAQAAIADAKDEKRALFAELFNEHTERVENELSLAPVAHREKMLDSTPGTEEEEEEGNTAVTATGTKISETAQEVEETADKQGLESRMTREDLDAVRDDLKEYGMSDEEIAAIEEQVDSKEGMTWGQFVSTIARKLAESRKSGMTDEQKTSLAGFFNKLGFSEKESSKLIDQLGKGQFDKVLKQVEARLDAMPQDQQLLFSKDEVEAFVSAMGLSREFVSQLQELFAANTLPKDVKQAFTSIRQELAGLDRKDQKLVKAVGKAFAAVMGDNHKESSAATQVDEAIDLKPRVAEDKPDTEVREQLAQAFRSRRDAAPDNTVRRQAQQPTGDKTEIKTETPVQGEANEKELDPEADHDRKWNNFFDKAREDGSGKTDAAVRDAEAVNAEAKAVPVQQSATGSKARAWEKVSAPKVLKQVDQAIIKTLKNGARQLTLQLTPENLGKLSIVLSVQGKEVSATIRAENTDSHKVIADNLNIIKNSLEAQGLKVEKLDVQAGLADNQSFNGWFGESEHNLSREREAMIAMRNHMRTMREQNAGGMARDVQSAGERVIPSDQGLHLIA; this is translated from the coding sequence ATGCAAAATATTCCCGGCATCGCCCAGGAAGCGGCTTCCACCGCATCCGTCCAGTTGGTCAAGATGGCAACCTCGGGCACGAGTACCGCCCAGGCCGCCATTGCCGACGCGAAGGACGAGAAGCGCGCCCTCTTCGCCGAGCTGTTCAATGAACACACCGAGAGAGTCGAAAACGAACTCTCCCTGGCCCCGGTGGCGCACAGGGAAAAGATGCTCGATTCCACGCCCGGCACCGAGGAAGAGGAAGAAGAGGGGAATACGGCCGTCACCGCAACCGGGACCAAGATTTCCGAAACCGCCCAGGAGGTGGAGGAGACGGCGGACAAGCAAGGGCTTGAAAGCCGCATGACCAGGGAAGACCTGGATGCTGTCCGCGACGACCTCAAGGAATACGGCATGTCCGACGAGGAGATCGCCGCCATCGAAGAGCAGGTCGACTCCAAAGAGGGCATGACCTGGGGCCAATTCGTCTCCACTATCGCCCGGAAGCTGGCCGAATCCCGCAAGAGCGGCATGACCGACGAACAGAAGACGTCCCTCGCCGGATTCTTCAACAAGCTCGGTTTCTCCGAAAAGGAATCCTCGAAACTCATCGACCAGTTGGGAAAGGGACAGTTCGACAAGGTCCTGAAGCAGGTGGAGGCGCGGCTCGACGCCATGCCGCAGGACCAGCAGCTCCTGTTCAGCAAGGATGAAGTCGAAGCTTTCGTCTCGGCCATGGGACTCTCAAGGGAATTCGTCTCCCAGCTCCAGGAACTCTTCGCCGCCAACACCCTGCCCAAGGACGTGAAGCAGGCCTTCACCAGCATCCGCCAGGAACTGGCCGGGCTGGACAGGAAGGACCAGAAGCTCGTCAAGGCCGTGGGCAAGGCGTTTGCCGCAGTCATGGGCGACAATCACAAGGAGAGTTCCGCGGCGACCCAGGTGGACGAAGCCATTGATCTCAAGCCCCGGGTGGCCGAAGACAAGCCCGACACCGAGGTCCGCGAACAGCTTGCCCAGGCGTTCAGGTCGCGCAGGGACGCCGCGCCCGACAACACGGTCCGCAGACAGGCGCAACAGCCGACGGGCGACAAGACGGAGATCAAGACCGAAACGCCTGTCCAGGGCGAGGCGAACGAAAAGGAACTCGACCCCGAGGCCGACCACGACCGCAAGTGGAACAATTTCTTCGACAAGGCCCGGGAGGACGGCTCCGGCAAGACCGACGCCGCCGTCAGGGACGCCGAGGCCGTCAACGCCGAAGCCAAGGCCGTCCCGGTCCAGCAATCCGCGACCGGGTCCAAGGCACGGGCCTGGGAAAAAGTTTCCGCCCCCAAGGTTCTCAAGCAGGTGGACCAGGCGATCATCAAGACCCTGAAAAACGGGGCCAGGCAACTCACCCTGCAACTCACTCCCGAGAATCTCGGCAAGCTGTCCATCGTCCTCTCGGTCCAGGGCAAGGAGGTCAGCGCCACCATCCGCGCCGAGAACACCGACTCCCACAAGGTCATCGCGGACAACCTTAATATCATTAAGAATTCTTTAGAAGCTCAAGGGCTGAAAGTGGAGAAACTGGATGTCCAGGCAGGGCTCGCCGACAACCAGAGCTTCAACGGATGGTTCGGCGAAAGCGAGCACAACCTGTCCCGCGAAAGGGAAGCCATGATCGCCATGCGCAACCACATGCGCACCATGCGGGAGCAAAACGCGGGCGGTATGGCCCGGGACGTGCAATCTGCCGGGGAACGGGTAATTCCTTCCGATCAGGGTTTGCACCTTATCGCGTAA